DNA from Leptospira harrisiae:
ATCACAACGTAGTGGCCGTCGAAGACACCCATGCTTGTTACATCACGGGAGACCTCATTGATGCCCTCGTAAAGGATGATATCAACTTCCAAAAGGAAGTCTTCAAACAGATGGCGAAGGAATGGCAGGAGATGGAGGAACATGTAGTTTCTCTCGGAACCAAACAAGTCCATGAAAAACTAGCAGAAATCCTAATCGTTCTAGACAACGCCCAAGGTCGCAAGAACCAAGTAGAACTCAAAGTCACGCGAGATGTCCTTGCTACATTCATTGGAACCAAAACAGAAACCTTAGTAAGGGCGTTATCTGATCTCAAAGCCAGAGAATTCATCTCTGTGGACAAAAACCGCATTGATATTCTGAACAGAGAAGCTTTGTATTCCCTTTCAAAAATCGCCTAAATTTTTTCCTGAATCTATTAAGCCTCCACCTCAGAATTCCGATGGTAGAAATGATTGATAATCAAGGTAGGGTCTGTTGCCTGATTTTACCTTAAGTCACTCCCGGGGGGGCATTCCGAAAGGATTCCCCCTTTTTTTATTTCCCTTGTTTCTTTCTAAGCCATCTAAATTCTGGAAGTTACATGTCTAGAAATCGAGGCCAGAGTCCTAGTTTATTTGGGAATCCCATCCTTCATCCCCTGAATGTAATTCTCATCATCAATTGTTTTATTTTTTTTCTCCAATACTTTGCAAACCAGCAGTTAATTTAT
Protein-coding regions in this window:
- a CDS encoding Crp/Fnr family transcriptional regulator — translated: MADLPLNPDCFACDYKNHNVLHCAAHETIERINAGKDFTVFPRGKHLVSAGVKADGFFFIKSGLVRSYVQLASGKEQTLRLSGPGDWVGFRDCISDSVSHHNVVAVEDTHACYITGDLIDALVKDDINFQKEVFKQMAKEWQEMEEHVVSLGTKQVHEKLAEILIVLDNAQGRKNQVELKVTRDVLATFIGTKTETLVRALSDLKAREFISVDKNRIDILNREALYSLSKIA